The Hemitrygon akajei unplaced genomic scaffold, sHemAka1.3 Scf000048, whole genome shotgun sequence genome contains a region encoding:
- the LOC140720905 gene encoding uncharacterized protein translates to MVHQQVHTEEWLFTCSDCGKGFTKSSKLKLHQRVHTGERPFTCLDCGKGFTGSYQLKVHQRIHTGERPFTCSDCGKGFTCSSKLKVHQRVHTGERPFTCSDCGKGFTCSSKLKVHQRVHTGERPFTCSDCGKGFTQSSHLHAHRSVHMGERPFTCSYCGEGFILSSQLLRHQSVHTGERPFTCSVCGKGFTQSSTLMAHQRVHTVERPFTCSVCGKGFTCSPDLKVHQRIHTGERPFRCSDCGKGFTCSPDLKVHQRVHTGERPFTCSDCGKGFTCSSQLKIHQRVHTGERPFTCSDCGKGFTQSSHLTVHQRVHTGERPFTCSVCGKGFTSSSHLLAHQRVHTGERPFTCSDCGKGFTRSSDLLAHQRVHTGERPFTCLDCGKGFTQSSELKVHQRVHTGERPFTCSDCGKGFTRSSKLKVHQRAHTGEKPFTCSDCGKGFTQSYHLQAHRSVHTGEWPFICSNCGEGFTSSSQLLRHQSIHSGERPFTCSVCGKGFTQSSTLMAHQRVHTGERPFTCSVCGKGFTSSPEVKVHQRVHTGERPFRCSDCGKGFTLSSHLMVHQRVHTGERPFTCSDCGKGFTQSSNLLAHQQVHTGERPFICSDCGKGFTRSSHLLAHQRVHTGEQPFTCSDCGKGFTRSSHLLAHQRVHTGERPFTCSDCGKGFTRSFELKVHQRVHTGERPFTCSDCGKRFTQSSQLKVHQRVHTGERPFTCSDCGKGFTQSSQLKVHQRVHTGQSHSPAQTVGRDSLSQPTYKHTGQFTLGRGRSQTQA, encoded by the coding sequence ATGGTTCACCAGCAAGTCCACACTGAGgagtggctgttcacctgctcagactgtgggaaaggattcactaagtcatctaaactgaagctacatcagagagttcacactggggagagaccatttacctgcttggactgtggaaaaggattcacTGGCTCATACCAACTGAAAGTACATCaaagaattcacactggagagaggccgttcacctgctcagactgtgggaagggattcacttgctcatctaaactgaaggtacatcagcgagttcacactggggagaggccattcacctgctcagactgtgggaagggattcacttgctcatctaaactgaaggtacatcagcgagttcacactggggagaggccattcacctgctcagactgtgggaagggattcactcagtcatcccacctgcatgcacacaggtcagttcacatgggggagaggccgtttacctgctcatactgtggggagggtttcatTTTGTCATCgcagctactgagacaccagtcagttcacactggggagaggccgttcacctgctcagtgtgtgggaagggattcactcagtcatccaccctaatggctcaccagcgagttcacactgtggagcggccgttcacctgctccgtctgtgggaagggattcacttgttcacctgacctgaaggtacatcagagaattcacactggggaacggccattcagatgctcagactgtgggaagggattcacttgttcacctgacctgaaagtacatcagagagttcacactggggaacggccgttcacatgctcagactgtgggaagggattcacctgctcatcccaactgaagatacatcagagagttcacactggggagaggccattcacctgctcagactgtgggaagggattcactcagtcatctcacctaacggttcatcagcgagttcacacaggggagcggccattcacctgctcagtctgtgggaaaggattcacttcgtcatcccacctattggcacaccagcgagttcacacaggggagcggccattcacctgctcagactgtggtaagggattcactcggtcatccgacctattggcacaccagcgagttcacactggggagcggccattcacctgcttagactgtgggaagggattcactcagtcatctgaactgaaggtacatcagagagttcacactggggaacggccgttcacctgctcagactgtgggaagggattcacacggtcatctaaactgaaggtacatcagagagctcacactggagagaagccattcacctgctcagactgtgggaagggattcactcagtcataccacctacaagcacacaggtcagttcacacgggggagtggccattcatctgctcaaactgtggggagggattcacttcgtcatcacagctactgagacaccagtctattcacagtggggagaggccgttcacctgctcagtgtgtgggaagggattcactcagtcatccaccctaatggctcaccaacgagttcacactggggagcggccgttcacctgctccgtctgtgggaagggattcacttcttcaCCTGaagtgaaggtacatcagagagttcacactggggaacggccgttcagatgctcagactgtgggaagggattcactttgtcatctcacCTAAtggttcatcagcgagttcacacaggggagcggccattcacatgctcagactgtgggaagggattcactcagtcatccaacctattggcacaccagcaagttcacacaggggagcggccattcatctgttcagactgtggtaagggattcactcggtcatctcacctattggcacaccagcgagttcacactggggagcagccattcacctgttcagactgtggtaagggattcactcggtcatctcacctattggcacaccagcgagttcacactggggagcggccattcacctgttcagactgtggtaagggattcactcggtcatttgaactgaaggtacaccagcgagttcacactggggaacggccgttcacctgctcagactgtgggaagagattcactcagtcatctcaactgaaggtacatcagcgagttcacactggagagaggccgttcacctgctcagactgtgggaagggattcactcagtcatcccaactgaaggtacatcagcgagttcacactgggcaaagccattcacctgctcagactgtgggaagggattcactcagtcagcccacctacaagcacactggtcagttcacactggggagaggccgttcacagaCTCAAGCCTGA